The Rhodoferax sediminis genome has a segment encoding these proteins:
- a CDS encoding ROK family protein — protein sequence MSNRTPIDFGALRAAPVACVDVGGTKVAVSVADRQGLHGRVTEPTAKQGANDALGRQVVRLIGQSCAAAGLAATDLAAVGVSSCGPFVLNQGLIELSQPNICGGLAGPARGLPNDWQTALLEAPLRESVASDTCLLRIENDGVAALEAERRWGALQGVDHCAYVTWSTGIGVGLCVGGQVLRGKSGNAGHAGHSFVSDNEQALCGCGNRGDVEALVAGNAVARRFAAQGYADAAALFIAASAGDVRATAMIDEICRVLGRMLYNLVATLDLQRIAIGGGVFWPHRDFLLPRLQAQLTGRLAALTDGAELVPAGLGDKVGDYAALALVA from the coding sequence TTGAGCAACAGGACCCCGATCGATTTTGGCGCGCTGCGCGCCGCGCCCGTGGCCTGCGTGGACGTCGGCGGCACCAAGGTGGCCGTCAGCGTGGCGGACCGGCAGGGCCTGCACGGGCGCGTCACGGAACCCACGGCCAAGCAGGGCGCCAACGACGCACTGGGGCGCCAGGTCGTGCGCCTGATCGGCCAGAGCTGCGCCGCCGCGGGCCTGGCCGCCACCGATCTGGCGGCGGTGGGCGTGTCATCGTGCGGGCCGTTTGTGCTGAACCAGGGCCTGATCGAACTGTCGCAGCCCAACATCTGCGGCGGCCTGGCCGGCCCGGCGCGCGGCCTGCCCAATGATTGGCAAACTGCGCTGCTGGAGGCGCCGCTGCGCGAGAGTGTTGCCAGCGACACCTGCCTGCTCCGGATCGAGAACGACGGCGTCGCTGCACTGGAAGCCGAGCGCCGCTGGGGCGCGCTGCAGGGCGTCGATCATTGCGCGTATGTCACCTGGAGCACCGGCATTGGCGTGGGACTGTGCGTGGGCGGCCAGGTGCTGCGCGGCAAGAGCGGCAATGCCGGCCACGCCGGGCACAGTTTCGTGAGCGACAACGAGCAGGCGCTGTGCGGCTGCGGCAACCGCGGCGACGTCGAGGCGCTGGTTGCGGGCAATGCCGTCGCAAGGCGGTTTGCGGCGCAGGGGTATGCCGACGCTGCTGCACTTTTCATAGCTGCAAGCGCAGGTGATGTAAGGGCTACGGCCATGATTGACGAGATATGCCGGGTGCTGGGGCGCATGCTCTACAACCTGGTGGCCACGCTCGACTTGCAGCGCATTGCCATTGGTGGCGGCGTGTTCTGGCCGCACCGCGATTTTTTGCTGCCGCGCCTGCAGGCGCAGCTCACGGGCCGGCTGGCCGCACTGACCGATGGCGCCGAACTGGTGCCTGCGGGGCTGGGCGACAAGGTCGGCGACTACGCCGCGCTGGCGCTGGTGGCTTGA
- a CDS encoding MdtA/MuxA family multidrug efflux RND transporter periplasmic adaptor subunit, with the protein MNTPSNPPPDASPSAESRASRRGRWWSNGWFLTLLVLVLAAGAYYFIWKRPAKAPAGAASAPARAGAGGSQRFSGVNGVSPVGVAVARTTDIDVYLSGLGSVTPLATAVVKSRVDGTLITLNFTEGQEVKAGQLLAELDPRPYQVAVTQAEGQLARDVALLNGARVDLQRYRVLVEQDSIQSQQLDTQVALVKQYEGTVKSDQGNLDSARLQLLYSKVTAPIGGRIGLRQVDLGNVVHASDTTGIATITQLHPITVVFSLPEDSIPAITKRLRSGAKPMTEAWDRDQQNKLATGALLTIDNQVDNTTGTVKLKAQFPNTDGALFPQQFVNVHMLLDVLRGATAIPSAAIQRSATGLYVYVVKADNTVTVRSVTTGPAQGDLTAVSTGIAPGETVVVDGIDKLREGAKVEPVVRGGPNDPALQQPKPGARGAGKRRGAGAASAPAAGASAPAAPAASAAH; encoded by the coding sequence ATGAATACACCCTCCAACCCGCCCCCTGACGCCAGCCCCTCTGCAGAGTCTCGCGCCAGTCGCCGCGGACGTTGGTGGTCGAACGGCTGGTTCTTGACGCTGCTGGTGCTGGTGCTCGCCGCCGGTGCCTATTACTTCATCTGGAAGCGCCCGGCCAAGGCGCCGGCCGGTGCGGCGTCCGCCCCGGCTCGCGCGGGCGCGGGAGGGAGCCAGCGCTTCAGCGGCGTGAACGGGGTGTCGCCGGTGGGCGTGGCCGTGGCCAGGACGACCGACATCGACGTGTACCTGAGCGGCCTGGGGTCGGTCACACCGCTGGCCACGGCTGTGGTCAAAAGCCGCGTCGACGGCACCTTGATAACGCTGAACTTCACCGAAGGGCAGGAAGTCAAGGCCGGCCAGCTGCTGGCGGAGCTCGACCCGCGCCCCTACCAGGTGGCCGTGACGCAGGCGGAGGGGCAGCTGGCGCGTGATGTGGCGCTGCTCAATGGCGCCAGGGTGGATCTGCAGCGCTACCGCGTGCTGGTCGAGCAGGACTCGATCCAGTCGCAGCAGCTCGACACCCAGGTCGCGCTGGTCAAACAGTACGAGGGCACGGTCAAGTCCGACCAGGGCAACCTGGACAGCGCGCGCCTTCAGTTGCTGTACTCGAAGGTGACGGCGCCTATCGGTGGGCGCATCGGCCTGCGCCAGGTGGACCTGGGCAACGTGGTGCACGCCAGCGACACCACCGGCATTGCCACCATCACCCAGTTGCACCCCATCACCGTGGTCTTCTCGTTGCCGGAGGACAGCATTCCCGCCATCACGAAGCGGCTGCGCAGCGGCGCCAAGCCCATGACCGAGGCCTGGGACCGCGACCAGCAGAACAAGCTCGCCACCGGCGCCTTGCTGACGATCGACAACCAGGTCGACAACACCACGGGTACCGTCAAGCTCAAGGCGCAGTTCCCCAACACCGACGGCGCGCTGTTCCCGCAGCAGTTCGTGAACGTGCACATGCTGCTCGATGTGCTGCGCGGCGCCACGGCCATTCCCAGCGCGGCCATCCAGCGCAGCGCCACGGGGCTGTATGTGTACGTCGTCAAGGCCGACAACACCGTGACGGTGCGCAGCGTGACCACCGGCCCGGCGCAGGGCGACCTGACTGCGGTCAGCACCGGCATTGCGCCAGGGGAGACCGTGGTGGTCGATGGCATCGACAAGCTGCGCGAGGGCGCCAAGGTCGAGCCGGTGGTGCGCGGCGGGCCCAATGACCCGGCGCTGCAGCAGCCCAAGCCGGGCGCGCGCGGGGCCGGCAAGCGCCGCGGCGCGGGGGCCGCCAGCGCACCGGCAGCCGGCGCGTCGGCACCTGCCGCGCCGGCAGCCAGCGCCGCGCATTAA
- a CDS encoding MdtB/MuxB family multidrug efflux RND transporter permease subunit, with product MNPSRIFILRPVATSLLMLAILLAGIVAFRQLPLSALPEVDYPTIQVVTLYPGASPDVMTSSVTAPLERTFGQMPGLNQMSSTSSGGASVITLQFSLDLSLDIAEQEVQAAINASGNLLPADLPTPPIYNKVNPADTPILTLAITSKTLPLPRVSDLIDTRLAQKLSQVAGVGLVTLSGGQRPAVRIQLNPKAVAALGLNLDDVRTAIGNANVNQAKGNFDGPTRASTIDANDQLKSADEYKNLIVAYKNGAPIRISDIADVVDSAENVRLAAWANTTPAIIMNIQRQPGANVIGVVDNIKKILPALQATLPGAIDVKVLTDRTTTIRASVSDVEFELLLSVALVVMVIFVFLRNVPATIIPSVAVPLSLVGTFGVMYFAGFSINNLTLMALTIATGFVVDDAIVMIENISRYIEEGMKPLEAALKGSAQIGFTIISLTVSLIAVLIPLLFMGDVVGRLFREFAVTLAVAILISAVVSLTLTPMMCARLLRHTPPEKQGWFFRKSGAFFDNVIAHYGRALEWVLDRQMLTLLVAFATLVLTVLLYIFVPKGFFPVQDTGVIQGISEATQSVSFATMGERQQALARVVLQDPAVQSLSSFIGVDGTNVTLNSGRLQINLKPKAERGISASDVIRRLGPRLDADVPGIKLYMQPVQDLTIEDSVSRTQYQFSLEDANPDELSLWVPRLVARLQQIPQLADVASNLQDEGLQAYIDIDRDSASRLGITTAAIDNALYNAFGQRMISTIYTQSNQYRVVMEVKPEFQKGPAALNGIYLVTGSGGQIPLSSIARISEKTAPLVVNHLSQFSAATVSFNLAAGASLGDAVDAIKAAEAEIGLPVSVQTSFQGAALAFQASLSNTLLLILAAIITMYIVLGVLYESYIHPVTILSTLPSAAVGALLALLLTGHDIDIIAIIGIILLIGIVKKNAIMMIDFALDAERHEGKSPREAIYQACLLRFRPILMTTMSALLGALPLMLGGGVGSELRQPLGITMVGGLLVSQVLTLFTTPVIYLAFDRVARRMKKRFGNPDVDSDGTPAVDPLVQP from the coding sequence ATGAACCCGTCACGCATCTTCATCCTGCGGCCGGTCGCGACCTCGCTGCTGATGCTGGCCATCTTGCTGGCCGGCATCGTGGCGTTCAGGCAGTTGCCGCTGTCGGCGCTGCCGGAGGTCGACTACCCCACCATCCAGGTCGTCACGCTGTACCCGGGAGCCAGCCCCGACGTGATGACCTCGTCCGTCACGGCGCCGCTGGAGCGCACCTTTGGCCAGATGCCGGGCCTGAACCAAATGTCGTCCACCAGCTCGGGCGGCGCTTCGGTGATCACGCTGCAGTTCAGCCTGGATCTGAGCCTGGACATTGCCGAGCAGGAGGTGCAGGCCGCCATCAACGCCAGCGGCAACCTGCTGCCCGCGGACCTGCCGACGCCGCCCATCTACAACAAGGTGAATCCGGCCGACACGCCGATCCTGACGCTCGCGATCACCTCCAAGACACTGCCGCTGCCCAGGGTGAGCGACCTGATCGACACGCGGCTGGCGCAAAAGCTCTCGCAGGTGGCGGGCGTCGGCCTGGTGACGCTGTCGGGCGGGCAGCGTCCCGCCGTGCGCATTCAGCTCAATCCGAAGGCCGTGGCCGCGCTCGGGCTCAACCTGGATGACGTGCGCACCGCCATCGGCAACGCCAACGTGAACCAGGCCAAGGGCAACTTCGACGGGCCGACGCGGGCCTCCACCATCGACGCCAACGACCAGCTCAAGTCGGCCGATGAATACAAAAACCTGATCGTCGCGTACAAGAACGGCGCCCCCATCCGCATCTCCGACATTGCCGATGTGGTGGACTCGGCCGAGAACGTGCGCCTGGCCGCCTGGGCCAACACCACGCCGGCGATCATCATGAACATCCAGCGCCAGCCGGGCGCCAACGTGATCGGCGTGGTCGACAACATCAAGAAGATTTTGCCCGCGCTGCAGGCCACGCTGCCGGGCGCCATCGACGTCAAGGTTCTGACGGACCGGACCACCACCATCCGGGCCTCGGTCAGCGATGTGGAGTTCGAGCTGCTGCTGTCGGTGGCGCTGGTGGTGATGGTGATCTTCGTGTTCCTGCGCAACGTGCCGGCCACCATCATTCCCAGTGTCGCGGTGCCGCTGTCGCTGGTCGGCACCTTCGGCGTCATGTATTTCGCGGGTTTTTCCATCAACAACCTGACCCTGATGGCGCTGACGATCGCTACCGGCTTCGTGGTGGACGATGCGATCGTGATGATCGAGAACATCTCGCGCTACATCGAGGAGGGCATGAAACCGCTGGAGGCGGCACTGAAGGGCTCGGCGCAGATCGGCTTCACCATCATCTCGCTGACCGTGTCGCTGATCGCGGTGCTGATCCCGCTGCTCTTCATGGGCGACGTGGTCGGGCGCCTGTTCCGCGAATTCGCCGTGACGCTGGCAGTTGCCATTCTCATCTCGGCGGTGGTGTCGCTGACGCTGACCCCGATGATGTGCGCGCGGCTGCTGCGCCACACGCCGCCCGAAAAACAGGGCTGGTTCTTCCGCAAGAGCGGGGCCTTTTTCGACAACGTCATCGCCCATTACGGGCGGGCGCTCGAATGGGTGCTGGACCGCCAGATGCTGACGCTGCTCGTTGCCTTCGCCACGCTCGTGCTCACGGTGCTGCTCTATATCTTCGTGCCGAAAGGGTTTTTCCCGGTGCAGGACACCGGGGTGATTCAGGGCATTTCCGAGGCCACGCAATCGGTTTCGTTCGCCACCATGGGCGAGCGCCAGCAGGCGCTGGCCCGCGTGGTGCTGCAGGACCCCGCGGTGCAGAGCCTGTCGTCGTTCATCGGAGTCGACGGCACCAATGTCACGCTCAACAGCGGGCGCCTGCAGATCAACCTCAAGCCCAAGGCGGAGCGCGGCATCAGCGCCAGTGACGTGATCCGGCGCCTGGGGCCCAGGCTCGACGCCGATGTGCCGGGCATCAAGCTGTACATGCAGCCGGTGCAGGACCTGACCATCGAGGACAGCGTGAGCCGCACCCAGTACCAGTTCAGCCTGGAAGACGCGAACCCGGACGAGCTCAGTCTGTGGGTGCCCCGGCTGGTCGCGCGACTGCAGCAAATCCCGCAGCTGGCGGACGTGGCCAGCAACCTGCAGGATGAGGGTCTGCAGGCCTATATCGACATCGACCGCGACTCGGCCTCGCGCCTGGGTATCACCACGGCGGCGATCGACAACGCGCTGTACAACGCCTTCGGCCAGCGCATGATCTCCACGATCTACACGCAGTCCAACCAGTACCGCGTGGTGATGGAGGTCAAGCCCGAATTCCAGAAGGGCCCCGCCGCACTGAACGGCATCTACCTGGTCACGGGCAGCGGCGGCCAGATTCCGCTGTCCAGCATCGCCCGCATTTCCGAGAAAACCGCGCCGCTGGTGGTGAACCATCTGAGCCAATTCTCCGCCGCGACAGTCTCCTTCAACCTGGCGGCGGGCGCCTCGCTGGGCGACGCCGTCGACGCGATCAAGGCGGCCGAGGCCGAGATCGGCCTGCCCGTGAGCGTGCAGACCAGCTTCCAGGGTGCCGCGCTGGCGTTCCAGGCCTCGCTCAGCAACACGCTGTTGCTGATCCTGGCAGCCATCATCACAATGTACATCGTGCTCGGGGTGCTGTACGAGAGCTACATCCACCCGGTCACGATCCTGTCCACGCTGCCCTCGGCCGCGGTCGGCGCGCTGCTGGCGCTGCTGCTCACGGGCCATGACATCGACATCATCGCGATCATCGGCATCATCCTCTTGATCGGCATCGTGAAGAAGAACGCCATCATGATGATCGACTTCGCGCTGGACGCCGAACGCCACGAGGGCAAGTCGCCGCGCGAGGCGATCTACCAGGCCTGCCTGCTGCGCTTCCGTCCCATCCTGATGACGACGATGTCCGCCCTGCTGGGCGCCTTGCCCCTGATGCTCGGTGGCGGTGTCGGCTCCGAGTTGCGCCAGCCGCTGGGCATCACCATGGTCGGCGGTCTGTTGGTGTCGCAGGTGCTGACACTGTTCACCACGCCGGTGATCTACCTGGCCTTCGATCGTGTGGCGCGGCGCATGAAAAAGCGCTTTGGCAACCCCGACGTGGACTCGGATGGGACGCCGGCTGTGGACCCGCTGGTCCAGCCTTGA